Proteins from one Gemmatimonadales bacterium genomic window:
- a CDS encoding sodium/solute symporter (Members of the Solute:Sodium Symporter (SSS), TC 2.A.21 as described in tcdb.org, catalyze solute:Na+ symport. Known solutes for members of the family include sugars, amino acids, nucleosides, inositols, vitamins, urea or anions, depending on the system.) has protein sequence MTQEPVTTAIGSTNPVAIGFFLAFISLTLGITYWAARRTKTTEEFYAAGRSISAGQNGWALAGDYMSAASFLGIAGLVATTGFDGLIYSTGWLVGWPVVLFLIAEPLRNLGKYTFTDVVALHRRSKPIRVAAAIGTLATVTLYLIAQMVGAGGLIRLMFGISYESAIVLVGAVMILYVLAGGMIATTWVQIVKAVLLISGATILAGLVLLRFGMGPTALFSAAADRFGPGVLAPGRLVTNPWDAVSLGMALMFGTAGLPHILMRFFTVPDAQAARKSVFYATGLIGAFYLLTFVIGFGAMVLVGPDAIRGVDAGGNMAAPLLAEVLGGTAFLGFIAAVAFATILAVVAGLTLSGAAALSHDLWVNVVRDGHATNREQLGVARAATILLGVVAVLLGIVFKGQNVAFMVSLAFAIAASGNFPALCLAVFWRRATTSGLLASMTIGTATTLVLIYLSPTIQVDILGNASAPFPLKNPAVITIPLSFLVGVVASLATQRRSQDEIVRFNERERQMHWGDGA, from the coding sequence ATGACCCAGGAACCAGTGACCACCGCCATCGGCAGTACCAACCCGGTTGCGATCGGTTTCTTCCTCGCCTTTATCTCGCTGACTCTGGGCATCACCTACTGGGCTGCCCGGCGCACCAAGACAACCGAGGAGTTCTACGCCGCCGGCCGGTCGATCAGCGCGGGTCAGAATGGCTGGGCCCTCGCCGGCGACTACATGAGTGCCGCCTCGTTCCTCGGCATCGCCGGCCTGGTGGCGACGACAGGCTTTGACGGGCTGATCTACTCGACCGGGTGGCTGGTCGGGTGGCCGGTGGTGCTCTTCCTGATCGCCGAGCCGCTCAGGAATCTTGGCAAGTACACCTTCACCGATGTGGTCGCCCTCCACCGACGCTCCAAGCCGATCCGCGTGGCAGCCGCAATCGGTACCCTGGCGACCGTGACGCTCTATCTGATTGCCCAGATGGTCGGCGCCGGCGGCCTGATCCGGTTGATGTTCGGCATCAGCTACGAATCCGCCATCGTCCTGGTTGGCGCCGTGATGATCCTGTACGTCCTTGCCGGCGGCATGATTGCGACGACCTGGGTTCAGATCGTCAAAGCCGTCCTGCTGATCTCGGGTGCAACCATTCTTGCCGGCCTCGTCCTGCTCCGATTCGGGATGGGCCCGACCGCGTTGTTCTCGGCCGCGGCCGATCGATTCGGCCCGGGCGTCCTGGCTCCCGGCCGGCTCGTTACCAATCCCTGGGACGCGGTGTCGCTTGGTATGGCGCTGATGTTCGGCACGGCCGGGCTGCCGCACATCCTGATGCGCTTCTTCACGGTGCCCGATGCGCAGGCAGCGAGAAAGTCGGTCTTCTATGCCACCGGCCTGATCGGGGCGTTCTACCTGCTCACCTTCGTGATCGGCTTCGGCGCGATGGTGCTGGTGGGGCCCGACGCCATTCGCGGCGTCGATGCCGGCGGTAACATGGCGGCGCCACTCCTGGCCGAGGTCCTCGGCGGGACGGCATTCCTTGGCTTCATTGCGGCGGTGGCCTTTGCGACAATCCTGGCGGTGGTGGCCGGCCTGACGTTGTCGGGAGCGGCAGCGCTCTCACACGACCTCTGGGTCAACGTCGTGCGGGACGGCCATGCTACCAATCGGGAACAGCTCGGCGTGGCGCGCGCCGCCACCATCCTGCTGGGCGTCGTGGCGGTGCTGCTGGGTATCGTCTTCAAGGGACAGAACGTTGCCTTCATGGTGTCGCTGGCCTTTGCCATCGCAGCAAGCGGCAACTTTCCGGCGCTCTGCCTGGCCGTGTTCTGGCGGCGTGCCACCACGAGCGGGCTGCTCGCCAGCATGACTATCGGCACCGCCACAACCCTGGTGCTGATCTACCTTTCGCCTACCATTCAGGTCGATATCCTCGGCAATGCTTCCGCGCCGTTTCCGCTCAAGAACCCGGCTGTCATCACCATTCCGCTGTCGTTCCTCGTTGGCGTCGTCGCATCCTTGGCCACGCAGCGGAGGAGCCAGGACGAGATTGTCCGGTTCAACGAGCGCGAGCGCCAGATGCACTGGGGCGACGGCGCCTGA
- a CDS encoding DUF485 domain-containing protein, translated as MSEPLRALARTRWRVAIGLTALMMLIYFGFILLVAFDPALMARLLVPGLSLGIAVGALVIVAAWILTLGYVVWANRRYDPELARLRKEAER; from the coding sequence ATGTCAGAACCGCTCCGGGCCCTGGCCCGAACCCGCTGGCGCGTTGCAATCGGGCTCACAGCCCTGATGATGCTGATCTACTTCGGCTTCATCCTGCTAGTAGCCTTCGACCCGGCCCTGATGGCCCGACTGCTCGTGCCTGGACTCAGCCTCGGCATTGCCGTTGGGGCCCTGGTCATCGTCGCGGCCTGGATCCTGACCCTGGGCTATGTGGTCTGGGCCAACCGCCGCTACGATCCGGAACTCGCCCGGCTCCGCAAGGAGGCCGAGCGATGA
- a CDS encoding beta-lactamase family protein, translating to MADLQQGTPITPQSIFHVASVSKQFAAIAVAGLAQDGKLSLDDDVRKHIPELPAEHPRYTVRQLMYHTAGVRDHWELLGYAGWRYPSDLFTNDDVMDILVRQKALNFNPGDEWIYSNGGYTLLAVIAERIAGKSLRALSDERIFKPLGMTRTHVHDDHTFVVPGRTAAYQEVNGVWKSSIPQFDTHGATSLFTTVEDLLKWQHNFETGQVYGKALLREAETSGVLNDGRSINYGYGVSVGTYRGTPALGHGGADAGYRADVVRFPAHGLDVAVACNFAAATPNVLSRGVADIVIGDKLAPAPVVEPKEVTGARAEAIAGTYRSSRSDLATVFRVREGKLVLGPMGPGFPVNAIDDSRIRMGGNEGVFVGPAGGAPVALRVLDGGKLADSLVRMAPFEPNRAALAQYVGDYWSDELRVSYRIEQGDSGLVVKTYKHGSFPMRPLYQDAFQAQRPGTIRFVRTGGKVTGFRVSGGRVRNVVFTRGTRP from the coding sequence ATGGCCGACCTCCAGCAGGGGACCCCGATCACCCCGCAGTCGATCTTCCACGTCGCGTCGGTCTCGAAGCAGTTTGCCGCGATTGCGGTGGCCGGGCTGGCTCAGGACGGCAAACTCTCGCTCGATGACGACGTCAGGAAGCATATTCCCGAGCTGCCAGCTGAGCATCCGCGCTACACGGTACGCCAGCTGATGTACCATACCGCCGGGGTGCGCGATCACTGGGAACTGTTGGGCTACGCCGGATGGCGCTACCCGTCCGACCTGTTCACCAATGACGACGTGATGGACATCCTGGTGCGGCAGAAGGCCCTCAACTTCAACCCCGGCGACGAGTGGATCTATAGCAACGGTGGTTATACGCTGCTGGCCGTCATCGCGGAGCGGATTGCGGGCAAGTCGCTGCGGGCGCTGTCTGACGAGCGCATCTTCAAGCCGCTCGGCATGACGCGGACTCATGTGCACGACGACCACACCTTCGTGGTTCCCGGGCGCACGGCGGCGTATCAGGAGGTCAACGGGGTCTGGAAGTCGAGTATTCCCCAGTTCGACACCCACGGCGCCACCAGCCTCTTTACCACGGTCGAAGACCTGCTCAAGTGGCAGCACAACTTCGAGACCGGCCAGGTCTATGGCAAAGCGCTGCTGCGCGAGGCTGAGACGTCGGGGGTGCTCAACGATGGCCGCTCGATCAACTACGGCTACGGCGTGTCGGTGGGAACCTACCGGGGCACTCCGGCCTTGGGGCATGGCGGCGCCGACGCTGGCTACCGGGCCGACGTGGTGCGGTTCCCGGCCCACGGGCTGGACGTCGCGGTGGCGTGCAACTTTGCGGCAGCGACGCCCAACGTCCTCTCGCGGGGCGTGGCGGACATCGTGATCGGCGACAAGCTCGCGCCGGCTCCGGTTGTCGAGCCGAAGGAGGTAACGGGAGCGCGGGCCGAGGCCATCGCGGGCACCTATCGTTCCTCGCGCTCCGACTTGGCCACCGTCTTTCGCGTTCGCGAAGGCAAGCTCGTGCTGGGGCCGATGGGGCCCGGCTTTCCAGTCAACGCAATCGACGATTCCAGGATCCGGATGGGCGGCAATGAGGGCGTGTTCGTGGGCCCTGCGGGTGGCGCACCGGTCGCCCTTCGCGTGCTTGACGGCGGCAAGCTGGCGGATTCGCTGGTGAGGATGGCTCCCTTCGAGCCCAATCGTGCGGCACTGGCCCAATACGTCGGCGACTATTGGAGCGATGAGCTTCGGGTCAGCTATCGGATCGAGCAGGGCGACAGCGGGCTGGTCGTCAAGACCTACAAGCACGGCAGCTTCCCGATGCGGCCCCTGTACCAGGACGCTTTTCAGGCACAGCGCCCGGGGACGATTCGATTTGTCCGAACCGGCGGCAAGGTGACCGGGTTCCGGGTCTCGGGCGGCCGAGTCAGGAACGTCGTCTTTACACGCGGCACTCGCCCTTGA
- a CDS encoding DUF1015 domain-containing protein produces the protein MRLKPFRAWRPDPAVAARVAAPPYDVVDRAEAAELAKGNPFSFLRICRSDIDVPADLSAYDERVYLKARDNLKAFMSDGTLLQDRDPSLYLYEQVMDGRSQTGVVGCVHIDDYEQDVIKKHERTRPDKEDDRTRHVLVTNTHAEPVFLTYEGQPYLDRLNADVMRGLPVYDFTSDDGVRHRVWLIRDADPYLDAFRRVPAAYVADGHHRSAGAWRAGTERRAANPRHSGLEEYNWFLAVLFPAAQLSIMPYNRVVRDLGGKPIDGVRAELAGLGSFDPVPAAPETGPGVFGVYLPGQWYRLAIDPTTINEQDPIKSLDAELLYDRVLAPILGIGEIRTDPRIDFVGGIRGARELERLVDGGQAAIAFLLHPVRIDQVMTVADGGGIMPPKTTWFEPKLKSGLFIHSLD, from the coding sequence ATTCGTCTCAAACCGTTCCGAGCGTGGCGGCCTGACCCCGCCGTTGCCGCCCGGGTTGCCGCGCCGCCCTACGACGTGGTCGACCGGGCGGAGGCAGCCGAGCTGGCCAAAGGCAATCCGTTCAGTTTTCTGCGCATCTGCCGGTCGGATATCGATGTGCCGGCGGATCTGTCGGCGTACGACGAGCGCGTCTATCTCAAGGCGCGCGACAATCTCAAAGCCTTCATGAGCGACGGAACCCTGCTGCAGGATCGGGATCCGTCGCTCTATCTCTACGAGCAGGTCATGGATGGCCGCTCCCAGACCGGCGTGGTCGGCTGCGTCCATATCGATGATTACGAGCAGGATGTCATCAAGAAGCACGAGCGGACGCGGCCCGACAAGGAAGACGACCGGACCCGCCACGTCCTGGTCACGAACACGCATGCGGAGCCGGTCTTTCTGACCTATGAGGGGCAGCCGTATCTCGACCGGCTCAACGCCGACGTGATGCGCGGCTTGCCCGTCTACGACTTCACCTCGGACGACGGAGTGCGTCACCGGGTCTGGCTGATTCGCGACGCTGACCCGTATCTCGACGCCTTCCGCCGCGTTCCGGCCGCCTACGTTGCCGATGGGCACCACCGATCGGCCGGAGCGTGGCGCGCCGGGACGGAACGACGGGCCGCCAACCCCCGGCACAGCGGGCTCGAAGAGTACAACTGGTTTCTCGCGGTCCTCTTTCCAGCTGCGCAGCTTTCGATCATGCCCTACAATCGGGTGGTTCGGGATCTCGGCGGTAAGCCGATCGACGGCGTGCGGGCGGAGCTGGCCGGGCTGGGGTCGTTCGACCCGGTCCCTGCCGCTCCCGAGACCGGGCCCGGGGTGTTCGGAGTGTATCTGCCCGGGCAGTGGTACCGCCTGGCGATAGACCCGACGACCATCAACGAGCAGGATCCGATCAAGTCGCTGGATGCCGAGTTGCTCTACGATCGGGTGCTCGCGCCGATTCTCGGTATCGGTGAGATCCGGACCGATCCGCGAATCGATTTTGTCGGGGGGATTCGCGGAGCTCGCGAGCTCGAGCGTCTGGTCGACGGAGGTCAGGCCGCGATAGCCTTTCTGCTCCACCCGGTACGCATCGACCAGGTCATGACCGTCGCCGATGGGGGCGGCATCATGCCACCCAAGACGACCTGGTTCGAACCCAAGCTCAAGAGCGGTCTCTTCATTCACAGTCTCGACTGA
- the serC gene encoding 3-phosphoserine/phosphohydroxythreonine transaminase, with the protein MPSDRIHNFNAGPGVLPEPVLRKAQQDIWNIGGSGVGIMEHSHRGKLFERILADADAEARRLAGIPDNYRILFIQGGASQQFAMVPMNLLGAGRTADYLVTGVWSEKALDEARKFGTVHTAVTGQASGYSAIPPTSEIRYSTDPVYVHLTTNNTIYGTQWASEPPVPGGATLVADASSDLFSRPIDLSRYGLVYAGAQKNLGPSGIVMVIIRDDLAEWAPGTLPTMLQYRTYVNANSLYNTPPTMAIYLVGQVLAWIRDAGGLAAMQERNLEKARLLYDFLDGSAIFRGTAAVADRSAMNVCFRARTEAEEAAFCAEAERRGLVGLKGHRLAGGMRASLYNACPRASVVALVDFMKRFEQENR; encoded by the coding sequence ATGCCGTCGGATCGGATCCACAACTTCAATGCCGGGCCGGGCGTGCTGCCCGAGCCCGTCTTGCGCAAAGCCCAGCAGGACATCTGGAACATCGGTGGTTCCGGCGTCGGCATCATGGAGCACAGCCACCGCGGCAAACTGTTCGAACGGATCCTGGCGGATGCGGACGCGGAGGCACGCCGCTTGGCGGGCATTCCCGACAATTACCGGATCCTGTTTATCCAGGGCGGTGCATCGCAGCAGTTCGCCATGGTGCCGATGAACCTGCTCGGCGCCGGGCGGACGGCCGATTACCTGGTCACCGGCGTCTGGTCCGAGAAGGCGCTGGACGAGGCTCGCAAGTTCGGGACGGTGCACACCGCCGTGACGGGGCAGGCGAGCGGCTACTCCGCAATCCCTCCGACGAGCGAAATCCGCTACTCCACAGACCCGGTCTATGTTCACCTGACGACCAACAACACGATCTACGGAACCCAGTGGGCGTCCGAGCCGCCGGTGCCGGGTGGTGCGACCCTGGTGGCGGATGCGTCGAGTGACCTCTTCAGCCGCCCGATCGACCTGAGCCGCTATGGCCTCGTCTACGCTGGTGCGCAGAAGAACCTCGGTCCGTCCGGTATCGTAATGGTCATCATTCGGGACGATCTGGCCGAATGGGCGCCAGGTACGCTGCCGACGATGCTGCAGTACCGGACCTACGTCAACGCCAACTCGCTCTACAACACGCCCCCTACGATGGCGATCTACCTCGTGGGGCAGGTGCTCGCCTGGATCCGTGATGCGGGCGGGCTGGCGGCAATGCAGGAACGGAACCTCGAGAAGGCGCGCCTGCTCTACGACTTCCTCGATGGCAGCGCCATCTTCCGGGGGACGGCCGCGGTTGCGGACCGGTCGGCAATGAACGTCTGCTTTCGGGCCCGAACCGAGGCGGAAGAGGCTGCCTTCTGTGCCGAGGCCGAGCGACGGGGCCTGGTCGGGCTCAAAGGCCACCGCCTGGCGGGCGGGATGCGCGCCAGCCTCTACAACGCATGCCCGAGAGCAAGCGTCGTGGCGCTGGTCGACTTCATGAAGCGATTCGAGCAGGAGAATCGTTAG
- a CDS encoding SufE family protein produces the protein MPIDKLIRRFQAADRETRLEALLDASRKLPPVPDALNAAADRESHRVTECQTPVFLWLEREGDALRLHAEVPRESPTVRGFVALLQRELDGGPIAAARELPADLLHLLGLDDALGMLRSQGLAAVVQRIRRGAARLE, from the coding sequence ATGCCGATCGACAAGCTGATTCGGCGTTTTCAGGCCGCCGACCGTGAGACCCGCCTCGAAGCGCTGCTCGACGCGTCGCGCAAACTGCCCCCCGTTCCGGACGCTCTGAACGCGGCGGCCGACCGTGAGAGCCATCGCGTAACCGAATGCCAGACGCCGGTATTCCTCTGGCTCGAACGGGAAGGCGACGCCCTGCGGCTTCACGCCGAGGTCCCGCGGGAATCACCCACGGTCCGGGGATTCGTGGCCCTGCTCCAGCGAGAACTCGACGGCGGACCCATCGCGGCCGCCCGCGAGCTGCCAGCCGACCTGCTGCACCTGCTCGGCCTGGACGACGCGTTGGGCATGCTGCGGAGTCAGGGCCTCGCAGCGGTGGTGCAGCGGATCCGCCGGGGCGCCGCCCGCCTCGAGTAG
- the sseA gene encoding 3-mercaptopyruvate sulfurtransferase: MLPVPLVGTDWLAEHLGQPGVVVLDASWYLPQMNRDPLREYRAGHIPGALFWDLEAMSDASSSLPHMLPPPDQAAQRIGALGVSNADAVIVYDGSGVNLSAPRAWWHFRVLGHERVAVLDGGMTRWRAEGRAEESGDATRPPATFRAAVEPRLVRSIAQVRSAVGNPAIGLVDARSAGRFEGREPEPRPGLAGGHIPGAKNLPFAQVLDGSGRLLPPVELKARFESVGIDLAKPVIATCGSGVSAAALALGLEVAGHRDYAVYDGSWAEWGGRDDTPIETGPA, translated from the coding sequence ATGCTTCCCGTACCCCTGGTGGGTACCGACTGGTTGGCAGAACACCTGGGACAGCCGGGTGTGGTGGTCCTCGATGCCTCCTGGTACCTGCCGCAGATGAATCGCGATCCGCTGCGGGAGTACCGCGCCGGCCACATTCCCGGAGCGCTGTTCTGGGATCTGGAAGCGATGTCCGACGCGTCGTCGTCGCTGCCACACATGCTGCCGCCACCCGACCAGGCCGCTCAGCGGATTGGGGCGCTCGGCGTGAGCAATGCCGATGCCGTGATCGTCTATGACGGTTCCGGCGTCAACCTGAGCGCTCCCAGGGCCTGGTGGCACTTCCGGGTGCTCGGCCATGAGCGGGTCGCCGTGCTCGATGGCGGGATGACGCGCTGGCGTGCTGAAGGGCGGGCAGAAGAGTCCGGTGATGCCACCCGCCCGCCGGCCACATTCCGCGCAGCCGTCGAGCCCCGCCTGGTGCGTTCGATCGCTCAGGTACGCTCGGCCGTCGGGAACCCCGCGATCGGTCTCGTCGATGCCAGGTCCGCTGGCAGGTTCGAAGGGCGGGAACCCGAGCCTCGCCCTGGCCTGGCTGGCGGCCATATCCCGGGCGCCAAGAATCTGCCCTTTGCGCAGGTACTGGATGGCTCGGGGCGCCTGCTTCCGCCGGTGGAGCTCAAAGCCCGATTCGAGTCGGTCGGCATCGACCTCGCCAAGCCGGTCATCGCAACCTGCGGGTCCGGCGTATCGGCGGCGGCGCTCGCGTTGGGGCTCGAGGTTGCCGGGCATCGGGACTATGCCGTGTATGACGGGTCATGGGCAGAATGGGGTGGTCGCGACGACACGCCGATCGAAACGGGCCCGGCCTAG
- a CDS encoding O-antigen ligase family protein, with protein MPLGSDPLSPPRPAGTIEHRVAATAVALVLGIGTLAATLAVVASPLFDLDRFTVPKETALLGSALLAGLLILARVTTLRLGVVDLGLAAVVATSALSALLAANGWNSARSFGVIAGGATVFWASRFVAGQIGRRFLLGLVVLAIVAAASTGLAQAYGWSSPLWAGTRAPGGTLGNRNFLAHLAVIGVPLAGWLLVRARSWLGSGVAVLGLAALPAVIVLSRSRAAWVGLAAVVLAAGLTRLVAGRAGAAPLGGRLRLGLFAIGIGVVAALLLPNRLDWRSDSPYRDSLRGVLNYRDGSGRGRLIQYQNSLNLVRTDPLLGVGPGNWMVAYPLVTTAGDPSFAGNDPIPTNPWPSSDWIALLTERGTLGALTWLGFLGALMTVLLRRVRDPDQTAASVAAVGVVAAAASQGAFDAVLLLAAPTLVTMIGLGALTPVTREVTAIPLAGRRGRILAGFALVLGALTAKSVGQLAAIEAAGTGYPVSQMREALRYDPGNYRLHLFVAGRTGCDVALPHARRAAALLPNHSRPKQLLARCR; from the coding sequence ATGCCGCTCGGCTCAGACCCCCTATCCCCTCCTCGTCCCGCCGGGACAATCGAACATCGCGTTGCCGCCACGGCGGTGGCCCTGGTGCTGGGAATCGGCACCCTTGCCGCCACTCTTGCAGTGGTAGCGTCTCCCCTGTTCGACCTGGACCGCTTCACAGTGCCCAAGGAAACGGCGCTGCTCGGATCGGCACTGCTCGCCGGGCTGCTGATCCTGGCCCGGGTTACTACGCTCCGGTTGGGCGTGGTCGACCTCGGCCTGGCGGCGGTAGTTGCCACCAGCGCGCTCTCGGCGCTGCTGGCCGCCAACGGCTGGAACTCGGCCCGAAGCTTCGGAGTCATCGCGGGCGGTGCCACGGTCTTCTGGGCCAGTCGATTCGTCGCGGGACAGATCGGACGGCGCTTTCTGCTGGGCCTCGTCGTGCTCGCCATCGTTGCCGCGGCGTCGACCGGATTGGCCCAGGCATACGGATGGTCCTCGCCGCTCTGGGCCGGCACCCGCGCACCAGGCGGCACGCTGGGCAACCGCAACTTCCTTGCGCACCTTGCGGTCATCGGCGTACCACTGGCCGGCTGGCTGCTGGTCCGCGCCCGAAGCTGGCTTGGCAGCGGCGTGGCGGTGCTTGGCCTGGCGGCGCTTCCAGCGGTGATCGTGCTGTCGCGGTCGCGCGCCGCGTGGGTCGGACTGGCAGCGGTGGTGCTTGCGGCGGGACTGACCCGCCTGGTCGCCGGTCGTGCGGGGGCCGCCCCCCTCGGCGGGCGGCTCCGGTTGGGACTGTTCGCCATAGGGATCGGCGTCGTGGCCGCCTTGCTGCTGCCGAATCGGCTCGACTGGCGAAGTGACTCGCCCTATCGGGACTCGCTCCGCGGCGTGCTCAACTACCGAGATGGGTCGGGCCGCGGGCGCCTGATCCAGTACCAGAACTCCCTCAACCTGGTGCGCACCGACCCGCTGCTGGGCGTCGGCCCCGGCAACTGGATGGTCGCCTACCCGCTGGTGACGACCGCAGGTGACCCGTCGTTCGCGGGCAACGATCCGATCCCGACCAATCCCTGGCCGTCGAGCGACTGGATTGCCCTGCTGACCGAGCGGGGCACTCTGGGCGCCCTGACCTGGCTGGGGTTTCTCGGGGCCCTCATGACCGTGCTGCTGCGGAGGGTCAGGGACCCTGACCAGACCGCTGCGAGCGTTGCTGCAGTCGGCGTGGTGGCCGCCGCGGCCAGCCAGGGCGCTTTCGACGCCGTGCTGCTGTTGGCCGCACCAACCCTGGTCACCATGATCGGGCTTGGCGCGCTGACACCGGTTACCCGCGAGGTCACGGCCATCCCGCTCGCGGGACGCCGAGGGCGGATCCTGGCCGGCTTTGCCCTTGTGCTTGGTGCGCTGACAGCCAAGAGCGTCGGACAGCTTGCGGCCATCGAGGCGGCCGGCACGGGATACCCGGTTTCACAGATGCGCGAGGCCCTGCGCTACGACCCGGGCAACTACCGGTTGCATCTGTTCGTCGCCGGCCGGACCGGCTGTGACGTTGCGCTTCCCCACGCGCGCCGAGCGGCTGCGTTGCTCCCCAACCACAGCAGGCCCAAGCAGCTGCTCGCTCGCTGTCGATAG
- a CDS encoding sulfurtransferase, producing MATKTAIRSRGYAHPEVLVSTEWVAEHLNDPGVVLLESNEDLLLYDTGHIPGAVKIDWVSELNDGVVRDYLDSARMQQLLRAKGIRADSTLVIYGDRNNWWATYTFWVFRLFGLENIRIMDGGRQLWVAEGRELDTEVPVRSAGDVQVGDRRDPVIRAFRDDVLVHLQAGRRLIDVRSPEEYRGERLHMPDYPNEGALRGGHIPGAANVPWARAVDAETFTFKSAEALRAIYEGEHRFAPDDDVIVYCRIGERSSHTWFVLTYLLGYPVVRNYDGSWTEWGNSVRVPIERP from the coding sequence ATGGCAACCAAGACTGCTATCCGGAGCCGGGGCTACGCCCATCCCGAGGTACTCGTCAGTACCGAATGGGTGGCCGAGCATCTCAATGATCCCGGCGTGGTGCTGCTGGAGTCGAACGAGGACCTGCTGCTCTACGACACCGGCCACATTCCCGGGGCGGTGAAGATCGACTGGGTCAGCGAACTCAACGACGGGGTCGTCCGGGACTATCTCGACTCGGCGCGGATGCAGCAGCTCCTGCGGGCCAAGGGGATTCGGGCCGACAGCACGCTCGTGATCTACGGCGATCGCAACAACTGGTGGGCGACCTACACCTTCTGGGTATTTCGCCTCTTCGGGCTCGAGAACATCCGGATCATGGATGGCGGCCGGCAGCTCTGGGTGGCCGAGGGGAGGGAACTCGACACGGAGGTACCGGTCCGTTCCGCCGGTGATGTCCAGGTCGGCGACCGTCGTGACCCGGTCATTCGCGCCTTTCGCGACGACGTGCTGGTGCACTTGCAGGCGGGCCGTCGCCTCATCGACGTCCGGAGTCCGGAGGAGTACCGGGGCGAGCGGCTGCACATGCCCGACTACCCCAACGAAGGCGCCCTGCGCGGCGGCCACATCCCGGGAGCGGCCAATGTGCCCTGGGCTCGCGCGGTCGATGCGGAGACATTCACGTTCAAGTCGGCCGAGGCGCTCCGGGCCATCTATGAAGGGGAACATCGCTTTGCCCCGGACGACGATGTCATCGTCTATTGCCGGATCGGCGAGCGGTCCTCGCATACTTGGTTCGTCCTGACTTACTTACTGGGTTACCCCGTAGTGCGAAACTATGACGGGTCCTGGACCGAGTGGGGGAATTCGGTTCGGGTCCCGATCGAACGTCCTTAA
- a CDS encoding YceI family protein, which translates to MMLSALLVAAVASGPAPVSASPRMTAVSWKIDVSHSELSFRVRHILSRVSGTFGSWNGVLTVDPADLSGGSVEVTIQTASIDTKNENRDKHLRSPDFFAADSFPAITFKSTKVDVSGSDLTVTGDLTMRGVTRSVVLRGSYNGVVGPAEPQKQRIGFSASTTVNRLDYGVRWNRVAEGSNVLGDDVEITINVAAVRQ; encoded by the coding sequence ATGATGTTGTCAGCGCTGTTGGTCGCCGCCGTGGCGAGCGGTCCTGCCCCGGTTTCGGCGTCCCCGCGCATGACGGCGGTCAGCTGGAAGATCGACGTCAGCCATTCGGAACTTTCTTTTCGCGTTCGTCATATCCTTTCCCGCGTTTCGGGGACCTTTGGGTCCTGGAACGGCGTGCTGACGGTCGATCCTGCGGACCTTTCAGGCGGGTCGGTCGAGGTGACCATTCAGACGGCCAGCATCGATACCAAGAACGAGAACCGGGACAAGCATTTGCGGTCGCCCGATTTCTTCGCAGCCGACAGCTTCCCGGCCATCACCTTCAAGAGCACCAAGGTCGACGTCTCGGGTTCGGATCTGACGGTTACCGGTGACCTGACCATGCGCGGGGTGACCCGGTCGGTGGTGCTCAGGGGCAGCTACAACGGGGTCGTCGGCCCGGCCGAACCGCAGAAACAGCGGATCGGTTTCTCGGCCTCGACCACGGTCAACCGGCTCGACTACGGGGTTCGGTGGAATCGGGTTGCCGAGGGCAGCAACGTGCTCGGCGATGACGTCGAGATCACCATCAACGTGGCGGCGGTGCGGCAATGA